A genomic region of Streptomyces sp. NBC_00247 contains the following coding sequences:
- a CDS encoding DUF3311 domain-containing protein, with protein MSEVPLPTPPPTVTPVRVVIAICLAAPFVALLWVGSYAKADPAFIGIPFFYWYQMLWVIISTGLTMLAYTLWKRDQRSRKGGVSA; from the coding sequence ATGTCAGAAGTGCCCTTGCCCACCCCACCCCCGACGGTGACGCCGGTCCGGGTGGTCATCGCGATATGCCTCGCCGCTCCGTTCGTGGCGCTGCTCTGGGTCGGCTCGTACGCCAAGGCCGACCCGGCGTTCATCGGTATCCCGTTCTTCTACTGGTACCAGATGCTCTGGGTGATCATCTCGACCGGGCTGACGATGCTCGCGTACACGCTCTGGAAGCGCGACCAGCGCTCCCGCAAGGGGGGTGTCTCCGCATGA
- the nagB gene encoding glucosamine-6-phosphate deaminase: MEVVIVPDAAAGGELIAEAMGALLSRKPYALLGVATGSTPLPIYRSLAEKVRSGAVDASRARICQLDEYVGLPAGHPESYRSVVLREVVEPLGLTESSFMGPDGSAEDVQAACEAYDRALTEAGGVDLQLLGIGTDGHIGFNEPCSSLASRTRIKTLTEQTRVDNARFFDDDIDQVPHHVITQGIGTILESRHAILLATGEGKADAVALTVEGPVASVVPASALQLHPRATIVVDEAAASKLKLADYFRHTFASKPSWQGL; encoded by the coding sequence GTGGAAGTTGTCATCGTCCCGGACGCAGCGGCAGGCGGCGAGCTCATCGCGGAGGCCATGGGCGCGCTGCTGAGCCGCAAGCCCTACGCCCTGCTCGGCGTCGCCACCGGCTCGACCCCGCTGCCCATCTACCGGTCCCTGGCCGAAAAGGTGCGCTCGGGCGCGGTGGACGCTTCCCGGGCCCGGATCTGTCAGCTCGACGAGTACGTCGGGCTCCCCGCCGGGCACCCGGAGTCCTACCGCTCCGTCGTGCTGCGCGAGGTCGTGGAGCCGCTCGGCCTGACCGAGTCCTCCTTCATGGGCCCGGACGGCTCCGCCGAGGACGTCCAGGCGGCCTGCGAGGCCTACGACAGGGCGCTGACCGAGGCCGGCGGCGTCGACCTCCAGCTGCTCGGCATCGGCACGGACGGGCACATCGGCTTCAACGAGCCCTGTTCCTCGCTCGCCTCGCGCACCCGGATCAAGACGCTCACCGAGCAGACCCGGGTGGACAACGCCCGCTTCTTCGACGACGACATCGACCAGGTGCCGCACCACGTCATCACCCAGGGCATCGGCACCATCCTGGAGTCGCGCCACGCGATCCTGCTGGCCACCGGCGAGGGCAAGGCCGACGCGGTCGCGCTGACCGTCGAGGGGCCGGTCGCCTCCGTGGTACCCGCCTCCGCGCTCCAACTGCACCCGCGCGCCACGATCGTGGTGGACGAGGCGGCGGCCTCCAAGCTGAAACTGGCCGACTACTTCCGCCACACCTTCGCCTCCAAGCCCTCCTGGCAAGGCCTGTAA
- a CDS encoding glycoside hydrolase family 3 protein: MTTLASSTDTVTRDALAVLQPGFTGTTAPDWLLRRVGEGLTSVGLFGRNIVSPGQLAALTAQLRAECDDVLVAIDEEGGDVTRLEVRDGSSFPGNHALGSVDDPALTRAVAHELGRRLIECGVNLNWAPSADVNSNPDNPVIGVRSFGADPALVARHTAAYVEGIQAAGVAACTKHFPGHGDTAVDSHHALPRIDVGLETLHARELVPFKAAIAAGSKSVMSAHILLPALDPDRPATLSPQILTGLLRGELGYEGLIVTDAVEMQAIAATYGIERGSVLAIAAGADALCVGGGLEDDATVERLRDALVAAVRGGELAEERLADAAARVRALASWTRGARGAVPEPGAAVQEGTAPGTATGLPDGYDANIGLVAARRAVRVSGDGPRLDAPVHVAAFTPVANVAVGAETPWGVAAELTRLLPGTTGATYGIDSGDPVADALAAAGERRVVAVVRDAHRHPWMAAAVDALLARRPDTVVVEMGLPYSAPRGALYVETHGAARVCGLAAAEALTGA, from the coding sequence ATGACCACTCTTGCCTCCTCCACCGACACCGTCACCCGTGACGCGCTCGCGGTCCTCCAGCCGGGCTTCACCGGCACCACCGCGCCCGACTGGCTGCTGCGCCGCGTCGGCGAAGGCCTCACCTCCGTCGGCCTGTTCGGCCGCAACATCGTCTCGCCCGGCCAGCTCGCCGCGCTCACCGCCCAACTGCGGGCCGAGTGCGACGACGTACTCGTCGCCATCGACGAGGAGGGTGGCGACGTCACCCGCCTGGAGGTGCGCGACGGCTCGTCCTTCCCCGGCAACCACGCCCTCGGTTCCGTGGACGACCCCGCGCTGACCCGGGCCGTCGCCCACGAGTTGGGCCGCCGGCTCATCGAGTGCGGCGTCAACCTCAACTGGGCGCCGTCCGCGGACGTCAACTCCAACCCGGACAACCCCGTCATCGGCGTACGCTCCTTCGGTGCCGATCCCGCCCTGGTGGCCCGGCACACCGCCGCGTACGTCGAGGGCATCCAGGCCGCCGGGGTCGCCGCCTGCACGAAGCACTTCCCCGGCCACGGCGACACCGCGGTCGACTCGCACCACGCGCTGCCCCGGATCGACGTCGGTCTGGAGACCCTGCACGCCCGCGAACTGGTGCCCTTCAAGGCCGCCATCGCCGCGGGGTCGAAGTCGGTGATGAGCGCGCACATCCTGCTCCCCGCCCTCGACCCCGACCGCCCCGCGACGCTCAGCCCGCAGATCCTCACCGGTCTGCTCCGCGGTGAACTCGGTTACGAGGGACTCATCGTCACCGACGCGGTGGAGATGCAGGCCATCGCGGCGACGTACGGGATCGAGCGCGGCTCGGTCCTCGCGATAGCGGCCGGCGCCGACGCCCTGTGCGTCGGCGGCGGGCTGGAGGACGACGCCACGGTGGAGCGGCTGCGCGACGCGCTGGTCGCCGCCGTGCGCGGCGGGGAGCTGGCAGAGGAGCGGCTGGCCGACGCCGCCGCACGTGTACGGGCACTCGCGTCCTGGACGCGCGGTGCGAGGGGGGCGGTCCCGGAGCCGGGCGCGGCAGTGCAGGAGGGGACCGCGCCCGGCACCGCGACCGGACTGCCCGACGGGTACGACGCGAACATCGGTCTCGTCGCGGCCCGCCGCGCGGTACGGGTGAGCGGTGACGGCCCCCGGCTGGACGCTCCGGTCCACGTCGCCGCCTTCACCCCGGTGGCCAACGTCGCCGTCGGCGCCGAGACCCCGTGGGGCGTGGCCGCCGAGCTGACCCGCCTGCTGCCCGGCACCACCGGTGCGACCTACGGGATCGACAGCGGGGACCCGGTGGCGGACGCCCTCGCGGCCGCGGGGGAGCGTCGCGTCGTCGCGGTCGTCCGCGACGCCCACCGCCACCCGTGGATGGCGGCGGCGGTCGACGCCCTGCTCGCCCGGCGCCCCGACACGGTGGTCGTGGAGATGGGCCTGCCGTACTCCGCGCCGAGGGGGGCGCTGTACGTGGAGACCCACGGTGCCGCCCGCGTCTGCGGCCTCGCCGCGGCGGAGGCCCTCACCGGGGCGTGA
- the mctP gene encoding monocarboxylate uptake permease MctP, translating into MKDGVNGVALGVFVFFFLAVTVVGFMAARWRRADNAQSLDEWGLGGRSFGTWVTWFLLGGDLYTAYTFVAVPAAIYGAGAAGFFAVPYTILVYPLIFTFLPRLWSVSHKHGYVTTSDFVRGRFGSRGLSLAVALTGILATMPYIALQLVGIQAVLDVMGVGGGENTNWFLKDLPLLIAFAVLAAYTYSSGLRAPALIAFVKDGLIYLVIAVAIIYIPIKLGGFDEVFAGANAKFSAANEAAGKTVAGIVPGVSGQWGYATLALGSALALFMYPHSITATLSSRSREVIRRNTTILPLYSLMLGLLALLGFMAIAAGVKVANGQLAIPQLFENMFPDWFAGVAFAAIGIGALVPAAIMSIAAANLFTRNIYKEFLKPDATPAQETKVSKLVSLLVKVGALVFVLTMDKTVAINFQLLGGIWILQTMPALVGGLFTRWFHRWALIAGWAAGMLYGTLAAYGVASPTQKHFGGSSKEIPGIGEIGYIGLTAFVLNVVVVIVVTLVLNALKAPAGIDETSPEDYTADVGDPGVQEKLAPATVGAPGGH; encoded by the coding sequence ATGAAGGACGGTGTGAACGGCGTCGCGCTCGGCGTCTTCGTCTTCTTCTTCCTGGCGGTCACCGTCGTCGGGTTCATGGCCGCCCGCTGGCGGCGCGCGGACAACGCCCAGAGCCTGGACGAATGGGGCCTGGGCGGGCGGTCGTTCGGGACCTGGGTGACCTGGTTCCTGCTGGGCGGCGACCTGTACACCGCGTACACCTTCGTCGCCGTCCCGGCGGCGATCTACGGGGCGGGGGCCGCGGGCTTCTTCGCGGTTCCGTACACGATCCTGGTGTACCCGCTGATCTTCACCTTCCTGCCGCGGCTCTGGTCCGTGTCGCACAAGCACGGGTACGTCACCACCTCCGACTTCGTCCGGGGCCGCTTCGGCTCCCGGGGACTGTCGCTCGCGGTCGCGCTCACCGGCATCCTCGCCACGATGCCGTACATCGCCCTGCAACTCGTCGGCATCCAGGCGGTGCTGGACGTGATGGGCGTCGGCGGCGGCGAGAACACCAACTGGTTCCTCAAGGACCTGCCGCTGCTGATCGCCTTCGCGGTGCTCGCGGCGTACACCTACTCCTCGGGCCTGCGCGCGCCCGCGCTGATCGCGTTCGTCAAGGACGGGCTGATCTACCTGGTCATCGCGGTGGCGATCATCTACATCCCGATCAAGCTGGGCGGCTTCGACGAGGTCTTCGCCGGGGCGAACGCGAAGTTCTCCGCCGCCAACGAGGCGGCCGGCAAGACGGTCGCCGGTATCGTGCCCGGAGTGTCCGGCCAGTGGGGTTACGCCACCCTGGCGCTGGGCTCGGCTCTGGCGCTGTTCATGTACCCGCACTCGATCACGGCGACGCTCTCCAGCCGCAGCCGTGAGGTGATCCGCCGCAACACCACGATCCTGCCGCTGTACTCGCTGATGCTCGGCCTGCTGGCCCTGCTCGGCTTCATGGCCATCGCGGCCGGGGTCAAGGTGGCCAACGGACAGCTGGCCATCCCGCAGCTCTTCGAGAACATGTTCCCCGACTGGTTCGCCGGGGTCGCCTTCGCCGCGATCGGGATCGGCGCGCTGGTACCGGCGGCCATCATGTCCATCGCCGCCGCGAACCTCTTCACCCGGAACATCTACAAGGAGTTCCTGAAGCCGGACGCGACGCCCGCCCAGGAGACGAAGGTCTCCAAGCTGGTCTCGCTCCTGGTGAAGGTCGGCGCCCTGGTCTTCGTCCTCACCATGGACAAGACCGTGGCCATCAACTTCCAGCTGCTGGGCGGGATCTGGATCCTCCAGACGATGCCGGCGCTGGTCGGCGGGCTGTTCACCCGGTGGTTCCACCGCTGGGCGCTCATCGCGGGCTGGGCGGCGGGCATGCTGTACGGCACCCTCGCCGCGTACGGCGTGGCCTCCCCGACCCAGAAGCACTTCGGCGGCTCGTCCAAGGAGATCCCGGGCATCGGCGAGATCGGCTACATCGGCCTCACCGCGTTCGTGCTGAACGTCGTGGTGGTGATCGTGGTGACCCTCGTACTCAACGCGCTCAAGGCGCCGGCGGGCATCGACGAGACCTCGCCGGAGGACTACACGGCGGACGTCGGCGACCCCGGCGTGCAGGAGAAGCTGGCGCCGGCCACCGTGGGTGCGCCGGGCGGCCACTGA
- a CDS encoding carbohydrate ABC transporter permease, translating into MTVQTERPPSGPAEVKKRADRTPGPSGIGGRKTQLAPYLLLAPPVAVTLVFLGWPLVKNTLLSFQNLNMRQLIQHISEWNGVDNYKEILGNADFWNVTGRSIVFAGTNVVLIMIFGTLTGLLLAKLGKRMRVTLLIGLVLAWAMPVIAATTVYQWLFASRFGVVNWVLDKIGFHSMADYNWTGSQFSTFFVITVLIVWQSIPFVAINLYAATTTIPKELYEAASLDGAGAWKSFTSVTMPFLRPFLFATTFLEVIWVFKAFAQVFAINEGGPDRLTEILPVYAYIEGVGNQHYGMGSAIALLTIVILLLLTSSYLRIVLKQGEDEL; encoded by the coding sequence ATGACCGTGCAGACCGAACGGCCGCCCTCCGGTCCGGCGGAGGTCAAGAAGCGGGCCGACCGCACACCGGGCCCGTCCGGTATCGGCGGCAGAAAAACGCAGCTGGCCCCCTATCTGCTGCTGGCCCCTCCGGTGGCCGTGACCCTGGTGTTCCTCGGCTGGCCGCTGGTGAAGAACACCCTGCTGTCGTTCCAGAACCTCAACATGCGGCAGCTGATCCAGCACATTTCCGAGTGGAACGGCGTCGACAACTACAAGGAGATCCTCGGCAACGCGGACTTCTGGAACGTCACCGGCCGGTCGATCGTTTTCGCGGGCACCAACGTGGTCCTGATCATGATCTTCGGTACGCTCACCGGACTGCTGCTCGCCAAACTCGGCAAGCGCATGCGGGTCACGCTGCTCATCGGCCTCGTCCTCGCATGGGCGATGCCCGTCATCGCCGCGACCACCGTCTACCAGTGGCTCTTCGCCTCGCGGTTCGGTGTCGTCAACTGGGTGCTGGACAAGATCGGCTTCCACTCGATGGCCGACTACAACTGGACCGGCAGCCAGTTCTCCACCTTCTTCGTCATCACGGTGCTCATCGTGTGGCAGTCGATCCCCTTCGTGGCGATCAACCTGTACGCCGCCACCACGACGATCCCCAAGGAGCTCTACGAGGCCGCCTCGCTCGACGGCGCCGGCGCCTGGAAGAGCTTCACCTCGGTCACCATGCCGTTCCTGCGGCCCTTCCTCTTCGCGACCACCTTCCTCGAAGTCATCTGGGTCTTCAAGGCGTTCGCCCAGGTCTTCGCGATCAACGAGGGCGGCCCGGACCGGCTCACCGAGATCCTGCCCGTGTACGCCTACATCGAGGGCGTCGGCAACCAGCACTACGGCATGGGCTCGGCCATCGCGCTGCTGACCATCGTGATCCTGCTCCTGCTGACCTCCTCCTACCTCCGGATCGTTCTCAAGCAAGGGGAGGACGAGCTGTGA
- a CDS encoding GNAT family N-acetyltransferase translates to MDLTIRRAEPEEYALLGEITAQAYLGDGLLGGGEDDPYLDRLRDVSGRAAVAEVLVAVDADGTVLGGVTYAPPGSPMCDVAPPDEAEFRMLAVGRAGRGRGAGEALVRACAARARATAGVTGLALSTQPAMAGAHRVYHRLGFARTPERDWSPVPGLTLLTYRLDLAGRG, encoded by the coding sequence ATGGACCTGACGATCAGAAGGGCCGAACCCGAGGAGTACGCGCTCCTCGGCGAGATCACGGCCCAGGCGTACCTCGGTGACGGCCTGTTGGGCGGAGGCGAGGACGACCCCTATCTGGACCGGCTGCGGGACGTGTCCGGCCGGGCCGCCGTGGCGGAGGTGCTGGTGGCGGTCGACGCCGACGGCACGGTGCTCGGCGGGGTGACGTACGCGCCGCCCGGCAGCCCCATGTGCGACGTCGCACCGCCGGACGAGGCGGAGTTCCGCATGCTGGCCGTGGGCAGAGCCGGGCGCGGTCGGGGAGCCGGAGAGGCGCTCGTACGGGCGTGCGCGGCACGTGCCCGGGCCACCGCCGGGGTCACCGGTCTCGCTCTCTCCACCCAGCCCGCGATGGCCGGGGCGCACCGGGTCTACCACCGCCTCGGCTTCGCCCGCACCCCGGAGCGCGACTGGTCTCCCGTGCCGGGCCTGACCCTGCTCACCTACCGGCTGGACCTGGCCGGCAGGGGCTGA
- a CDS encoding GntR family transcriptional regulator, translated as MSAGEGSPGGGTGAGTRIARVPKYYRLKRHLLDMTDTMPPGTPVPPERTLAAEFDTSRTTVRQALQELVVEGRLERIQGKGTFVAKPKVAQALQLTSYTEDMRAQGLEPTSQLLDIGYVTADQALAGLLDITAGGRVLRIERLRLASGEPMAIETTHLSAKRFPALRRSLVKYTSLYTALAEVYDVRLAEAEETIETSLATPREAGLLGTDVGLPMLMLSRHSLDGRGEPVEWVRSVYRGDRYKFVARLKRPLD; from the coding sequence ATGAGCGCCGGTGAGGGCAGCCCCGGAGGCGGCACGGGAGCGGGTACGCGCATCGCGCGCGTGCCCAAGTACTACCGGCTCAAGCGCCACCTCCTCGACATGACGGACACCATGCCGCCCGGCACGCCCGTGCCGCCGGAACGCACCCTCGCGGCCGAGTTCGACACCTCCCGCACCACGGTGCGCCAGGCGCTCCAGGAGCTGGTCGTCGAGGGCCGGCTCGAACGCATCCAGGGCAAGGGCACCTTCGTCGCCAAGCCGAAGGTCGCCCAGGCGCTCCAACTGACCTCGTACACCGAGGACATGCGGGCACAGGGCCTCGAACCCACCTCCCAACTGCTGGACATCGGCTACGTGACCGCCGACCAGGCCCTGGCCGGGCTGCTGGACATCACGGCCGGCGGCCGGGTGCTGCGCATCGAGCGGCTGCGGCTCGCCAGCGGGGAGCCGATGGCCATCGAGACCACGCACCTTTCGGCCAAACGCTTTCCGGCGCTGCGCCGTTCGCTGGTGAAGTACACCTCGCTCTACACGGCGCTGGCCGAGGTCTACGACGTCCGGCTCGCGGAAGCCGAGGAGACGATCGAGACCTCGCTCGCCACTCCGCGCGAGGCGGGGCTGCTCGGCACCGACGTGGGTCTTCCCATGCTGATGCTCTCCCGGCACTCCCTCGACGGGCGGGGGGAACCGGTGGAGTGGGTGCGCTCGGTCTACCGGGGCGACCGGTACAAGTTCGTGGCCCGGCTCAAGCGTCCGCTGGACTGA
- a CDS encoding extracellular solute-binding protein: protein MKRKLIAAIGVAGMMISIAACGSDDTEKDTAKPAGPDSYKGQTLTVWAMDGSTPDQWQKDLSAAFEKKTGATVKFEVQKWDGIQQKLTTALSEENPPDVFEIGNTQTAAYAKSGGLADLGDVKSEIGTDWAESLNKASVVDGTQYAAPWYFANRVVIYNKSVFADAGITDTPKTRDEFFADLDKIKAKGKAEPLYLPGQNWYFFDGLTIGQGADLVKKDGDKWVSNLADPKIGAAMDIYKKYQAYSKAPKDKDEATPQQADVFAKGKTGAFIGMGWEAGTAIAANPAIEKEIGYFTIPGETADKPEGVFLGGSNLAVAEGSKKKDLAKEFLKLALSDQFEGQLAKLNGVIPNKESLNSNLTGNVVAEAAAPAAKVGGTTPLIPEWAAVENAPNPIKTFMTAVLNGKSNEEAAKQVEAELNKRLAQQQ, encoded by the coding sequence GTGAAGCGCAAGCTCATCGCGGCCATTGGCGTCGCGGGCATGATGATCTCGATCGCGGCATGTGGCTCGGACGACACCGAGAAGGACACCGCCAAGCCGGCAGGTCCGGACAGCTACAAGGGCCAGACGCTGACGGTGTGGGCCATGGACGGCTCGACGCCCGACCAGTGGCAGAAGGACCTGAGCGCGGCGTTCGAGAAGAAGACCGGCGCCACGGTCAAGTTCGAGGTCCAGAAGTGGGACGGCATCCAGCAGAAGCTGACGACCGCCCTCTCGGAGGAGAACCCGCCGGACGTCTTCGAGATCGGCAACACCCAGACGGCCGCCTACGCGAAGTCGGGCGGCCTCGCCGACCTCGGCGACGTGAAGTCGGAGATCGGTACCGACTGGGCCGAGAGCCTCAACAAGGCGTCGGTCGTGGACGGCACCCAGTACGCCGCGCCGTGGTACTTCGCCAACCGCGTGGTCATCTACAACAAGTCCGTCTTCGCGGATGCCGGGATCACCGACACCCCGAAGACCCGCGACGAGTTCTTCGCGGACCTGGACAAGATCAAGGCGAAGGGCAAGGCGGAGCCCCTCTACCTGCCCGGCCAGAACTGGTACTTCTTCGACGGCCTCACCATCGGTCAGGGTGCCGACCTCGTGAAGAAGGACGGGGACAAGTGGGTCTCCAACCTCGCCGACCCGAAGATCGGCGCGGCGATGGACATCTACAAGAAGTACCAGGCCTACTCCAAGGCCCCCAAGGACAAGGACGAGGCCACCCCGCAGCAGGCCGACGTCTTCGCCAAGGGCAAGACCGGCGCCTTCATCGGCATGGGCTGGGAGGCCGGCACGGCCATCGCCGCCAACCCCGCCATCGAGAAGGAGATCGGCTACTTCACCATCCCGGGTGAGACCGCCGACAAGCCCGAGGGTGTCTTCCTCGGAGGCTCCAACCTCGCGGTCGCCGAGGGCAGCAAGAAGAAGGACCTCGCCAAGGAGTTCCTGAAGCTCGCGCTCTCCGACCAATTCGAGGGCCAGCTCGCCAAGCTGAACGGTGTCATCCCGAACAAGGAGTCGCTGAACAGCAACCTCACGGGCAACGTGGTCGCCGAGGCTGCCGCGCCGGCCGCCAAGGTCGGTGGCACCACGCCGCTGATCCCCGAGTGGGCCGCCGTCGAGAACGCGCCCAACCCGATCAAGACCTTCATGACCGCGGTCCTGAACGGCAAGTCGAACGAAGAGGCCGCCAAGCAGGTCGAGGCGGAGCTCAACAAGCGCCTCGCGCAGCAGCAGTAA
- a CDS encoding carbohydrate ABC transporter permease encodes MVVGFVFPVYWMFATAFKPTPDIVSDDPVWIPTHITLDHFRTALAADNFWTMVRNSLTVTVVAVALSLALALAGSFALARMRFKGRKGFIIGFMVAQMAPWEVMVIAIYFIVRDSDMLNSLIPLTLFYMVMILPFTLLTLRGFVASVPRELEESAMVDGCTRPQAFVKVILPLLAPGLMSTSLFGFITAWNEFPLVLVLNKQAEAQTLPLWLSQFQTQFGDDWGATMAASSVFAVPILVLFVFLQRKAVSGLTDGAVKG; translated from the coding sequence ATGGTCGTCGGCTTCGTCTTCCCCGTGTACTGGATGTTCGCCACGGCCTTCAAGCCGACCCCGGACATCGTCTCGGACGACCCGGTGTGGATCCCGACCCACATCACGCTCGACCACTTCCGGACCGCGCTCGCCGCCGACAACTTCTGGACCATGGTCCGGAACTCCCTCACCGTCACCGTCGTCGCCGTGGCCCTCTCCCTCGCCCTCGCGCTGGCCGGCTCGTTCGCCCTGGCCCGGATGCGCTTCAAGGGACGCAAGGGGTTCATCATCGGCTTCATGGTGGCCCAGATGGCGCCGTGGGAAGTCATGGTCATCGCGATCTACTTCATCGTGCGTGACTCGGACATGCTCAACAGCCTGATACCGCTGACCCTGTTCTACATGGTCATGATCCTGCCCTTCACGCTCCTGACCCTGCGGGGCTTCGTCGCCTCCGTGCCCAGGGAGCTGGAGGAGTCCGCGATGGTGGACGGCTGCACCCGGCCGCAGGCGTTCGTCAAGGTGATCCTGCCGCTGCTCGCGCCCGGCCTGATGTCCACCTCGCTGTTCGGCTTCATCACCGCCTGGAACGAGTTCCCCCTCGTCCTGGTCCTGAACAAGCAGGCGGAGGCGCAGACCCTGCCGCTGTGGCTGTCGCAGTTCCAGACCCAGTTCGGCGACGACTGGGGTGCCACCATGGCGGCCTCCTCCGTCTTCGCGGTCCCGATCCTCGTCCTCTTCGTCTTCCTGCAGCGCAAGGCCGTGAGCGGTCTGACCGACGGCGCAGTGAAGGGATAG